The following are encoded together in the Thermomicrobiales bacterium genome:
- a CDS encoding ABC transporter permease subunit produces the protein MMNEIRVELLVLRKRTATWVLLGVWTLLAMIFAYIVPYMLSRTSTTMADTAALRQLMPDRIPSNLIDGFPFYGGAFAIMLGVLAIGSDYGWGTLKTLFTQGPSRLRVFGAKVIAIAITLVPFVILPFVLGGMSSVIIALLENSPIIGPSAISLVEAVLASLLIMLAWAAFGIVLAVLSRGTSLAIGVGILYTLALEGLLSLMAGSVSLLEPLVKLFVRTNAYSLIKPLGAASADGASSGGPGAFDGPFVSTTQALIMLAVYVVVFVGVSAVALRRRDVA, from the coding sequence ATGATGAACGAAATACGTGTTGAGCTACTCGTTCTGCGCAAGCGCACGGCAACATGGGTGCTGCTGGGTGTCTGGACGTTGCTGGCAATGATCTTTGCCTACATCGTCCCCTACATGCTCAGTCGCACGTCGACAACGATGGCGGACACAGCAGCGCTTCGTCAGCTCATGCCCGACCGGATACCCAGCAATCTCATCGACGGATTCCCGTTCTATGGTGGAGCATTCGCGATCATGCTCGGCGTCCTCGCCATCGGCAGCGACTATGGTTGGGGCACGCTGAAGACGCTCTTCACCCAGGGACCGAGCCGCTTGCGTGTCTTCGGTGCAAAGGTGATCGCGATTGCCATCACGCTGGTTCCGTTCGTCATCCTGCCCTTTGTGCTCGGCGGCATGAGCAGCGTCATCATCGCGCTCCTCGAAAACAGCCCGATCATCGGCCCTTCAGCCATCTCGCTGGTTGAAGCCGTGCTCGCCAGCCTGCTTATCATGCTCGCCTGGGCGGCATTCGGCATCGTGCTGGCCGTCCTCTCGCGTGGCACATCCCTGGCGATCGGCGTCGGCATCCTCTACACGCTGGCACTTGAGGGCCTGTTGAGCTTAATGGCAGGGTCTGTCAGCCTGCTCGAACCACTGGTGAAGCTCTTCGTCCGCACCAACGCCTATTCGCTCATCAAGCCATTGGGCGCAGCCAGCGCCGACGGTGCCTCCAGCGGCGGCCCCGGCGCGTTCGACGGCCCGTTCGTCTCAACCACGCAGGCGCTGATCATGCTGGCTGTGTATGTGGTCGTGTTTGTGGGTGTGTCGGCGGTGGCGCTGCGGCGGCGGGATGTGGCGTGA